AAAGCGGACAAGCAAGATTTTAGCTGATCGCCGCTGCCGGGTAACTTTTTTTCTTCAGGTTATTGATAATTATTTGCAGTTGTCGGTTATACTGAGAACATCAGCCTAGAGTTATATTGCTAATAATTCTCAATTAAAAGCCCCATGAGTATAGACAAATTGCCATCGGAAGGTGAGAAAATCTTCCCTCTTAGTGCTTGGGAGCGCTGGCAGCTCTACCACTGGCTGCAGGCCGTGGACATTGAATGTAAATGCTCGCTCCATAAGCTTTTGCAGGTTCGCATCGATAGCCCCGCTCAACTTTTACAGCTGTGGATTGTCCTGCGACAGGTAGGGGTTTCTCGAGGCTGTTTAATCGCTTGGCTGGAAACCTGTTGACAAGCATAATCTTTGAGAAAAATTAGCAATCTGAGAGTAAAAAGTAAGAAATTATGTCAAAATCTGCAACTGCCATGGTTCCCTTTCAAGTGGTCGGTCAATTCCTCGGTTTTGTCCTCAAGGACGGATATAAGGTAAAATACCTGAGAATCAGTGTTGATAAACGGGAATATTGGTTGAAGCCCGAAAAAACACTGCGAGACCACATACCTCTTAATATTGCTCTCCACTCATGGCTAAAAGTGACGGGAGAAAGTAGTCTTTGTTCAAAAAAGGGAAAATTAAAACTTAGGGTACTAGGGATTGAGCATTTATCCGGCGAAAAAACCCCAGAAGTCACCCCGGCAAAAGCGCAAAAAGCCACCGTCTTAATCTGTCAGAAGTCCGATTGTTGGAAAAATGGCGGTGCGAGAGTCTGCCAAAGGTTAGAGAGTGGTTTAGAGGAAAAAGGACTGGGAGAAGCGGTGAATATTAAATTAACCGGCTGTTTAAAACAGTGCAAAAAAGGCCCGAATCTGGTGGTTATGCCCGATAAAACCCATTATAATCAGGTAGCTCCCCAAGATGTCCCCTCCCTAATCGAGCGGCATTTTGCCACTTCTGAGCAAGGGAAGAGCCTATCAGTTTAACCGGAAATTTAATCGATCTTTTTTGTGCATCAAAGGGAGGAAGTGCCTAAAATTGTCATAAATTAGGGGTAGAAAAAGTCAATTCTTGCCGCCGATAATTGATTATCAGGGTAAGCTCATCTAAAATCCTATAAGATGTACTTGACAAAAAAGAGAGCATGGAAGGTTAAAAAGTAGGAAGTATCGGCGCGATTGACTAAAATAACAATAGACTAGATCGGAAGGAAACAATTATTTATGGCAACCACATCCGAAGATGTATGGCGACTCTTAGCGGAATTAACTACCGCTCAAAAAGAAACTGACCGACAACTCAAGGAAACTGACCGACAACTTAAGGAAGTTAGTCAACAACAGAAGGAGACTGAACTACTATTGAAGGAAGTTAGTCAACAACAGAAGGAAAACGCCCAACAACAGAAGGAAACCGACAAACAACTCAAGGAACTGGGCAAACAAATTGGGGGACTCGCTGCCAAATTCGGCAGCTTTACCGAAGGACTTGCCCTTCCTTCAATGGAAACGATTCTCGGACAACAATTTGGTATGGAGGTTATCAGTCCCAGTGTCCGAGTCAGTAAAGAAGGACAACACATAGAAATTGATGTTCTTGCCTATACCAATGGTGAGCTAAATACTGCTTATATCGTTGAGGTTAAAAGTCATGCCAAAGAGGATTCTATTACACAATTAAAAAGTATTTTGCAACGGTTTCGCCGCTTTTTTCCTGAACACAAAGATAAAAAACTCTATGGCATATTAGCTGCCGTTGATTTATCCCCGGAATTACGGGAAAAAATTCTACAAGAAGGGTTTTATGTGGCTCGGATTCATGACCAAGTATTTGAATTAGATATTCCCGATAATTTTCAACCTCAAACCTATTAAATAACCCTGTACTAGGAAAAACTTTTTCAGTAAGCTTTATTGTAATTGTCCGCGCAGAGCATAACGATCTTTTTCTAAACCGAAAGCGAAGAGAAAAGAATGGCTTATAGTGGGGTTAGAAAGAGTAAAAAAGAGAAAGAGAGCGATAACAGCTAATCCTGACGATAAACTAAACATAGTTTTGTAGGAAATTGCTAAAACCCCCAGAATTGGACCTGCTAAGGCCGTTCCCACATCAAAACCGCCGATACAGATAGAATAGGCCCGGCCGCGTTCTTGGGGACCAGAGCGATCGGAGATTAAAGCCAGTAACATAGGGAATAAAATCCCCCCTCCCGTACCTTCGAGGATAGCGGCTAAAATTAAAGCGGAAGGAGATCGAGCAGAAGATAGAACCAACATGGATAAACCATAGCAAAAAACGCTAATAGTGATGAATAAACCCCGTCCATAGCGATCACTGGCTCCTCCCGACAAAATCCGTCCGATTACCCCCGATACTGCCGCACAACTGTAGAATAGACCGGCACTGAAAGGGATCTGATTTTCGAGGAGAAACAGGGGTAAAAAAGCGACTAAACCGCCGAATAAAGTCCCCACCAGTAGAAAAACTAAGGTGGGGACTAAAAAAGCTCGCTCTTGACATAATGCCCAGAAACTGCGCTCAATTGTCTGATTTTCTGCCTTCATTTCGGCTAATTTTTTCTTGAAGTCCGGTTCTTGAATGGAGAAACTCAGGAGAAAGGCGATCGCTCCTGAAGTGGCGGAAACTAGAAATAAACCGTTATAACCGATCGATTTGTAGAGATAACTGCCTAAAGCTGGACCGATTCCCATGCCTATGGGTGCAGTTAGGCTCATATAACCAATTATCTCTCCCCGTTGACGAACGGGGGAAAAATCCACCACTAGCGTACTGTAACCGGTGGTAAAAGCGGCGATACTGAGGCCATGGTAGGCGCGGACGGCGAATAAAGAGGAAAGATCGCGAAAAAATAGATAACCGAGGGGTGCGGTAGCGGCGACAATAGTTCCAAATAAAACCACTAATTGGCGACTGCGGCGATCAACTAGATTGCCTAACCAACTGCGCGATAAAATTAAACCGATAGCAAAGGCCCCCATGACAAAACCGATATCTTGTTTGCTACCGCCTAGGGAGTCAATATAGGTGGGGAGAGTGGGGAGGAGAGTGGTGATACTTATCCAGAAAAACAGCGCCGTGACGAAGAGGAAGAGTAGTTGACTACGAGTCTCGGCAGTAAGCGATCGAAAAGTTTTGAAAGCGTTCACAACAGCGACCGTCACAGGCAACAAAAAGACCCGGAGATCACGCCAGTCACAAGCATCCCGTATTGCTGCTACCTTCCGGTCCTGACAAGGTTAAGGCGTTGCGATCGCATGAGTCCGAGTCTTTTTCATCATAACATCTTTTTCGGGGATACCGGTATTTTTTTCTGGAGAATTTCCTCTCAATCTAGACTGTGAACGGAAATTTTCTCAACGAGGGGGTTTTTGCAATTGTTGTTGTAGAGAAGTTTCCGCTTCGATCGCCAATCCGCTAAACTGTCGGATTAAGAGTGAAGGACTCTCCCTAGAATCGGCAGCGAGGAAAAATAACCAACGGCTGCCGGGGGTGAGTTGTTCGATGGAATTGAAGTTACTTGTCAACCAAATTACAGGTAAATTAGGCAGATTGGCGTTTTTTTGACTAGCTTTTGCGTCTATACTGGCTAAAGTCTCTAAAATGACCCTTTCCCCCTGAATTAAACCCGTTTCACCGGTCCAGAGTTTCACATTTAATTGCCGACGATGGGCATAAAAATAGAGGGAAGCAGCGGCAATAATCGCCCGTTCAAAACTGTCTTCTTGCCAATCACAGAGGGTATCGAGACAGATAATCACTTCCTGTCCTCCCGTTAACACTTCTAATTCCCGAATTTGCAATTCTCCCAAACGGGCGCTAGTTTTCCAGTGAATTAAACGGGTAGAATCCCCGTGGCGATATTGTCTCAGGTTACGGGTAAGTCCTTGACTAGCCCTTTGATAATAGCGATTATTTTCTAATTTTTGTTCCATCTCTTGACCGAGGGAATCGATCAGGGGACATTGTTGTAAGGGTAAAACTTGGGGATAAACTAAAGCTTTAGCCGCTGCTTGACTACAACGACGACACCAAAATAAACCGAGAGGGGCTGCTGTTCTTAATTGTACTTCTTGCCAGTGATAAATACCCCGTTTACTGGTGGGTAAATAATAGGTCCAACGATGGCAACTTTTGGGGGCAATCGCTTCTATTGGGGTTATTTTTGGCTGATCGAGAACTATAGGCAGCATATCTGTCACTTCTAACAGATTTATCGGCTGATTGCTAGTATTTTCTATCTCTAGGCTAATACTAAGATCGTCTCCCGCACTTACGGGTACAATGGCAAGACGACGCACTTTCAGGGGAAGAAGGGAACGACGGGGTAAAATTATCGATAAAATTAAAACAGCGATCGTCGTGCCACAGATAGCATACAACCATCCCGCCATGGTATTAGTCGCCGCTCCGAAAAAACAGAGGGTAATGCCAATGATTACCCCACCACCGTAAGCGGGTAAAATACCGCGATCTTCTAACCAAGTTTTCATCAGGAAAAAATCTAGTTCTAGTCAGGGTTTAGTGGTTTTGTCGTCTTTGCTAGAAAGCTAAAAATCAGTCCCACACTTCTATAATTCCCCCAAAAACCCTGAGAAACTATCAAGGATATCGGACTGATCAGCTAAGGAAGTTCTCTTCCTTGCCACTCTTGCCATTTTTCTTAACAAAACTTAACAATTGATGGCAAAATTTTGCTTGCTTTTGTCTGGAGATTTTGGGATAATATTTTTAAAAGAGTTTATTTATAATCGTAATCTAAGCATTCAATGGTAAACACGACCATCCCATTATATGACAATCATAACCCAAGCCGCCGTCAAAGTCAAGCCCTCACTCCTAATTATTTAGGGCTGGCTGAACAAATCTAAAAACCTTGTTGGATAAGACTTTTAGACTTTTTTGAAATCCAAAAGTGCCTGGCATGGGAGTGATCAGGGGGAAACTTCAGGTACTTTTTCCCTGAAAATTGAGTAATTGACCAGATGAGATCGGTAAAACCCTACACCCCAGATCCCACGACAAACTTTTTGCCGCAAACCCTAGATTTAGTCAGGGTTTATTGGTTTTGTCGTCTTTGCTAGAAGGCTAAAATTCAGGCCCACATCTCTATAATTCCCCCAAAAGACCTCTAATCAGCGAAGGGAGTCCTATCCCTTGCCACTCTTAGGATTTTTCTTAACAAAATTTAACAATTGATGGCAAAATTTGGCTGGCTTTTGTGGGCAGATTTTGGGATAATATTTTTAAAAGAGTTTATTCATAATGGTAATCTAAGCACTTGCAATTAAACACAAACATCCCATTATGAGACAATCATAACCCAAGCCGCCGGCAAAGTCAAGCCCTCACTCCTATTATTATTAGATTTCTTGCATAATTAATTTTTGAGAGTTCAAACTCACCGTTCGCTCATTTCTCGAACCGAAAATTTGATAAATTGTCTCAAATGCAGTCTAGCAAACGCATTGAGCGTTCTACTCGAATATTTATTAGTACAAAAAGACCATTTGGAAGTTAACGAATTGATCAGGGTTTGAGCGAGTCAATTGGCGATCGCATTCGGCACTTTTCTGCTTACCTTATTCGCTAAAAAGCATACAGGATAAAGGTTAAAGCAATTTTAAAACCCTTCCCTTAAAAGAGTAAGCGAACAATGAGTCGAAGGCTCTGCCTTAAAGTAGTATTCAGGTAGAACCTCAACAAAGCGTTCCCAGGTAGAACCTGGGAACGCGCTAAAATTCAGGCCCACATCTCTATAATTCCCCCAAAAGACCTCTGATCAGCGAAGGGAGTCCTATACCTTGCCACTATTGGGATTTTTCTTAACAAAATTTAACAATTGATGGCAAAATTTGGCTGGCTTTTGTGGGCAGATTTTGGGATAATATTTTTAAAAGAGTTTATTTATAATGGTAATCTAAGCATTCAGTGTTAAACACGAACATCCCATTATATGACAATCATAACCCAAGCCGCCGTCAAAGTCAAGCGCTCACTCCTAATTATTTGTCGCCTGAAACTTCTAATTCCCTGGTCGGTGGGGGGTTGGGGATATTAGTTAAAATAACAAAGGTTGAAAACCGTGTTTGCGGGAAGCTGCGCCGATTTGTTCCATTTTAGGGACGGTAATTTGATTGCGTCCCCAAGAAAAATTAGTTTGCCAACCCTCCAACTCTAATAAAATCGCCTCGGCAAAACAGGCAAACATTTGACGAGAGGGAATATCCATATTAACGATTTTCATAATTTTCCAGTCAATATCGAGGGAATGCTCGACAATGCCGCCCTTAATCACCGAAATATCGGGGGCATTTAACACCGTGCCTAAATTTTTCGGATAACCACCATCAATAATAATACAGGGGCGCTTGAGTTTATCCACATCAATTTCCACCCCTTTAGGCATACTAGCCACCCAAACAATGATATCAGCTAGGGGTAAAGCCTCCTCTAGGGGAAGAATTTTACCGCGTCCTAACTCCTCTTGGAGAGATTGTAAACGCTCTTGATTGCGTGCCACATAGATTAGTTTTTTTGTATCGGTTTTTTCATTTAACCAACGACAAACGGCGCTGCCGATATCTCCGGTTGCCCCGCAAACCACGACGGTAGATTGAGCTAAATCGATGCCCATTTTTTCAGCGAGGGTTTCCACCTGAGTGCAGATGACGTAAGCGGTGTGGGTGTTACCTGTGGTAAAACGGCCAAAATCTAGCTCGATATTCCGCACCTGTCGATTATCTTTGAGATTAAATTCCTCGAAAATAATTGAAGAAAAACCACCGAGTGCGGTGATATTGATATCACTTTTTTGAGCGAGTGCCATGGCATTTAGCACCTTACGAATAGCAGACTTTACCCAACGATTCGACAACATCTCCGGTAAAAAACAGGATTCGATATATTTCCCTCTGATGGTTTGCCCCGTGATGCTGGTGACATGAAAATCATCGACAATTTGCGGGGGGGCAGCACACCAAAAATCTAATCCCTGGTTAGCATATTCAGGATAACCTAGATCGTCGGCGACCGATTGGGCGTGTTCTAAACTGGTAAGATGACCTATAAGACCAAACATTGATTGTTCTTTCGTTAGACTAGATGGCACTAGATAAAAATGAGGATATTGCTAAGAAATCGTTAAGACTCTTAAATATATTACACAAAAGCGCCGCTCTGTGTTGAGCGGCAGCAGGGAAAAAAAGGAAATCTAGAGACTCAAGCTTTAGACAGCAGTTAATCCGTAGGCAGACATCCGCATAATATCACGGGTGCTGAAACCAATATTGCTTAAAGCTTCCCCGTAGCTAATCATAAAGTCTTCCACGAGGGCCTCTTTTTCCATACCGAGGACGCGAGCATCATCCTCGACTTGATTGAGCATTCTCCAGACAATGGGAAGATTAGCGCGATTTGCCGCTTCTAATTCCTCTTTAGCGGTTTCAAAGTTCGCTTTTAGCCATTCTTCGCCAAAATTGAGATGTAAATATTCGTCTTTAACTACGCCTTCGGTAATTTTACGCGCAAAAGGATCGGCAACAGGAATATAAATATTATAGGCAGCGATCGCAAAAGCTTCGATAATCAAAGATTGGATCAATAAACAGGTGACGATTTTACCTTCTGCGTAGGCAATTTGGAAGTTATCGTGCAGAGAGGAAAAGAATTCTTGAGCATACTCCATATCAGGAGTGATTTGCAAATTTTGGCCGCAAGCTTGAAAACCCTTCATGTGACGGTTTTCCATTTTTGCCAGACGGTGTAACTCTTCTTTGTTATCGGCAAGGATGTCTGCTAATTGAATATAATTGCTATTGGCCTCGTATTCGCCTTCAATAACGATGGCATTAATGCGACTATAGGCTGATTTATAGGTTTCGCTAGTGAAATCAAGCTCTAATGGTACAGCAAGCTCTGGCATAAACTCGATTGACTCCTATTTCTGACGAGATTTTTCCGACGTTCTTTCCAGTCTAGGGTAAGCTTTCTAGATGGAGTTATCTTTTTACGAGTCTAGCTCGATCGGTCTTTTTTGTATAGGTTGCCCTGAGAGGCTTACTTCCCAAGTAAGCTAGGCAATTTTGATAGCCTTCACCCCACAACCCTGACAGCTGTGCATTAGACATCTATTCAATCACATTTAACAGCGTGCCTCAAATCGTCTTCGACCTCTTCACCACAGTTTCAACCCTCAAGCGCCAACTAAACCCATCTAAATCCACCGAACAAGAAACCACCAAAGTCGGCTATATTACTGAACTTCCCCGTTGACAAAAAGCGACAACTTTTGCCGGAGGAGGGATTAAGAGAATTTCTGCTGCCCCGTTACTGAGTACAAATTAGACCTCTTGCATAATTTTTTTATGGTATAATGGAGGGTTTTGCTTTTTTCTCAATTCTTAGATTGAAGTGGAAAAAAGAATAAAATGTGATCTTAGGTCAGGAAATCATCTATAATTTTGCTATGTTTATTAGCAAAATTATGGATTATCAAAACTTATCAGATGAACAATTCAAACGCCGTTTCGGTGTGTATAAACAAACATATAGAAAGATGGTAGAATCAGTAAAAAGTGTTGAAGCCGACTCTAATTCACCATCTAAAAGGGGACCGAAACCTAAACTATCTATAGAAGAACAAGTTTTAGTAACGTTAGAATATTGGCGAGAATATAGAACATATTTTCACATTGGTACAAGCTGGGAACTATCAGAATCAACTATAGGTCGGATTGTAAATAAGACGGAAAAAATGCTTTTACAATCGGGAAACTTCCGTTTAAAAGGAAAAAAAGCTTTACTCAATCAAGCAGAGATACCGGTCATAACGGTAATGGATGTAACGGAAACTCCCATTGAACGCCCCCAAAAGAAACAGAAAGATTTTTTGGGGGGTAAAAGAGGTTATCATACTTTAAAATCCCAATTAGTAGCTGATCAAAATACAGAGGAAATTATCTGTGTCTTTTGTGGGAAAGGTAGAGGTCATGATTTTAGTTTATTTAAAAAAAGTCGAGTTCGTTTTCATCCTTTAACTACCAGCATAGAAGACAGTGGTTATCAGGGAATAGATGCATACCATAGTAATAGTTATACACCGAAAAAGAAATCGAAAAATAGAAAATTAACAGAGTTAGAAAAAGAGTATAACAAGGCTTTAGCCAAAGAAAGGATTATCATTGAACCTATAAATAGGAAACTCAAAATCTTTAAAATCTTATCCTGTAAATATCGGAATCGTCGTCGAAGATATAGTTTAAGAGTTAACTTGTTGGCGGCTATTTATAACTGTGAGTTAGGGATAGGTATAGCAGCAGAAGTGTTGAACGTTGAGAAAAGTCAGAAAAAAAATGCTATTATAGATAGAATCTAGACAACTTATTCCCCTCACAATAGGGAGTTTGCCCTGATGACGAATTTTTCAAAACTCATAAAAGAGCTTCTCAAACCACTGCCTAAAAATGACTACCCCGCTTTAGATACTTTTACATTTTTGTCCTGTTGGATTGGTTTTGCTTTAGATAAAAGCATCGTCAGTATGAGGGACTTATGCAGTAGAATGGTACTTCAAGGAATTAATGTAAATTTATCCACATTTTCTAAGGCAAGCAAAATTAGAGAAACAAGTCCATTTGAGAAAGTCATTGTCGAATTAAATAAGCGTTTAGTTGCCAAAAAAGGAATAGAGAATGCGCGAGCTTTATTTCCTATTGACTCAACAATAATTAGCTTAACCAGTAAATTACTATGGTCCCAGGGATGGCATCAAGTAAAACTATTCTCTGGTCTTAATAGTATCACAACAGAGGTGGTCGGAATACTC
This Microcystis wesenbergii NRERC-220 DNA region includes the following protein-coding sequences:
- a CDS encoding Asr1405/Asl0597 family protein; translation: MSIDKLPSEGEKIFPLSAWERWQLYHWLQAVDIECKCSLHKLLQVRIDSPAQLLQLWIVLRQVGVSRGCLIAWLETC
- a CDS encoding (2Fe-2S) ferredoxin domain-containing protein, whose product is MSKSATAMVPFQVVGQFLGFVLKDGYKVKYLRISVDKREYWLKPEKTLRDHIPLNIALHSWLKVTGESSLCSKKGKLKLRVLGIEHLSGEKTPEVTPAKAQKATVLICQKSDCWKNGGARVCQRLESGLEEKGLGEAVNIKLTGCLKQCKKGPNLVVMPDKTHYNQVAPQDVPSLIERHFATSEQGKSLSV
- a CDS encoding DUF3782 domain-containing protein encodes the protein MATTSEDVWRLLAELTTAQKETDRQLKETDRQLKEVSQQQKETELLLKEVSQQQKENAQQQKETDKQLKELGKQIGGLAAKFGSFTEGLALPSMETILGQQFGMEVISPSVRVSKEGQHIEIDVLAYTNGELNTAYIVEVKSHAKEDSITQLKSILQRFRRFFPEHKDKKLYGILAAVDLSPELREKILQEGFYVARIHDQVFELDIPDNFQPQTY
- a CDS encoding MFS transporter — its product is MTVAVVNAFKTFRSLTAETRSQLLFLFVTALFFWISITTLLPTLPTYIDSLGGSKQDIGFVMGAFAIGLILSRSWLGNLVDRRSRQLVVLFGTIVAATAPLGYLFFRDLSSLFAVRAYHGLSIAAFTTGYSTLVVDFSPVRQRGEIIGYMSLTAPIGMGIGPALGSYLYKSIGYNGLFLVSATSGAIAFLLSFSIQEPDFKKKLAEMKAENQTIERSFWALCQERAFLVPTLVFLLVGTLFGGLVAFLPLFLLENQIPFSAGLFYSCAAVSGVIGRILSGGASDRYGRGLFITISVFCYGLSMLVLSSARSPSALILAAILEGTGGGILFPMLLALISDRSGPQERGRAYSICIGGFDVGTALAGPILGVLAISYKTMFSLSSGLAVIALFLFFTLSNPTISHSFLFAFGLEKDRYALRGQLQ
- a CDS encoding DUF58 domain-containing protein; translated protein: MKTWLEDRGILPAYGGGVIIGITLCFFGAATNTMAGWLYAICGTTIAVLILSIILPRRSLLPLKVRRLAIVPVSAGDDLSISLEIENTSNQPINLLEVTDMLPIVLDQPKITPIEAIAPKSCHRWTYYLPTSKRGIYHWQEVQLRTAAPLGLFWCRRCSQAAAKALVYPQVLPLQQCPLIDSLGQEMEQKLENNRYYQRASQGLTRNLRQYRHGDSTRLIHWKTSARLGELQIRELEVLTGGQEVIICLDTLCDWQEDSFERAIIAAASLYFYAHRRQLNVKLWTGETGLIQGERVILETLASIDAKASQKNANLPNLPVIWLTSNFNSIEQLTPGSRWLFFLAADSRESPSLLIRQFSGLAIEAETSLQQQLQKPPR
- a CDS encoding long-chain acyl-[acyl-carrier-protein] reductase, with the translated sequence MFGLIGHLTSLEHAQSVADDLGYPEYANQGLDFWCAAPPQIVDDFHVTSITGQTIRGKYIESCFLPEMLSNRWVKSAIRKVLNAMALAQKSDINITALGGFSSIIFEEFNLKDNRQVRNIELDFGRFTTGNTHTAYVICTQVETLAEKMGIDLAQSTVVVCGATGDIGSAVCRWLNEKTDTKKLIYVARNQERLQSLQEELGRGKILPLEEALPLADIIVWVASMPKGVEIDVDKLKRPCIIIDGGYPKNLGTVLNAPDISVIKGGIVEHSLDIDWKIMKIVNMDIPSRQMFACFAEAILLELEGWQTNFSWGRNQITVPKMEQIGAASRKHGFQPLLF
- a CDS encoding aldehyde oxygenase (deformylating), with product MPELAVPLELDFTSETYKSAYSRINAIVIEGEYEANSNYIQLADILADNKEELHRLAKMENRHMKGFQACGQNLQITPDMEYAQEFFSSLHDNFQIAYAEGKIVTCLLIQSLIIEAFAIAAYNIYIPVADPFARKITEGVVKDEYLHLNFGEEWLKANFETAKEELEAANRANLPIVWRMLNQVEDDARVLGMEKEALVEDFMISYGEALSNIGFSTRDIMRMSAYGLTAV
- a CDS encoding IS5-like element ISMae4 family transposase, whose product is MFISKIMDYQNLSDEQFKRRFGVYKQTYRKMVESVKSVEADSNSPSKRGPKPKLSIEEQVLVTLEYWREYRTYFHIGTSWELSESTIGRIVNKTEKMLLQSGNFRLKGKKALLNQAEIPVITVMDVTETPIERPQKKQKDFLGGKRGYHTLKSQLVADQNTEEIICVFCGKGRGHDFSLFKKSRVRFHPLTTSIEDSGYQGIDAYHSNSYTPKKKSKNRKLTELEKEYNKALAKERIIIEPINRKLKIFKILSCKYRNRRRRYSLRVNLLAAIYNCELGIGIAAEVLNVEKSQKKNAIIDRI